A DNA window from Acidimicrobiia bacterium contains the following coding sequences:
- a CDS encoding aldehyde dehydrogenase family protein, whose amino-acid sequence MSATLEHRMLVDGMLIEASGGRTFDVLNPATEEIVGPCVDATVDDMRRAIGAARHAFDATDWSTEIAERKRCLQQLKAALERERETLREILVAEVGTPVTLTFAVQQDSCIDDMQWDIDLLDTFTWERSLGVHEFFGMRSERVVVKEAVGVAALITPWNFPFMLNLSKLAPALAAGNTVVLKPAPDTPLNATFLGRLIAEQTDIPPGVVNIVPAADPAETGEVLIADPQVDLVSFTGSTAVGKHIMEVGSRTLKKVFLELGGKSANIILDDADFPSTVGLGAMMCVHAGQGCAIATRTLLPRSRYDEGVELLRESFETFAYGDPNDPAHMMGPLINARQRQRVLDLIDTGRREGARLLVGGGTPENLDRGYYVEPTLFVDVDPNSTLAQEEIFGPVLSVIPYEDDDDAVRIANNSRYGLSGSVSSASLERAMAVARRVRTGTMSVNGGQWFGPDSPFGGYRQSGVGREHGVEGFEEYLETKTIGYPADPGVA is encoded by the coding sequence ATGTCTGCAACGCTGGAGCACCGGATGCTCGTCGACGGCATGCTCATCGAGGCGTCGGGGGGCCGTACGTTCGATGTTCTGAACCCGGCGACCGAGGAGATCGTCGGGCCATGTGTCGACGCAACGGTCGACGACATGCGACGGGCCATCGGCGCGGCGCGACATGCGTTCGACGCCACCGACTGGTCGACGGAGATCGCGGAGCGCAAGCGCTGCCTCCAGCAGTTGAAGGCTGCTCTCGAACGGGAGCGTGAGACGCTGCGCGAGATCCTGGTCGCCGAGGTCGGAACCCCTGTCACCCTCACATTCGCGGTGCAGCAGGACAGTTGCATCGACGACATGCAATGGGACATCGACCTGCTCGACACGTTCACGTGGGAGAGAAGCCTCGGAGTGCACGAGTTCTTCGGAATGCGAAGTGAGCGCGTCGTCGTGAAGGAGGCCGTGGGCGTGGCGGCGCTGATCACGCCGTGGAACTTCCCGTTCATGCTGAACCTCTCGAAGCTGGCGCCGGCACTGGCTGCGGGGAACACCGTCGTGCTGAAGCCCGCTCCCGACACGCCGCTGAACGCCACCTTCCTCGGCCGCCTCATCGCGGAGCAGACCGACATACCGCCGGGCGTCGTCAACATCGTGCCCGCCGCGGACCCGGCGGAGACCGGCGAGGTCCTCATCGCCGACCCTCAGGTCGACCTCGTCAGCTTCACGGGCTCCACCGCCGTGGGGAAGCACATCATGGAGGTCGGCTCACGGACCTTGAAGAAGGTCTTCCTCGAGCTCGGAGGCAAGTCGGCCAACATCATCCTCGACGACGCCGACTTCCCCTCGACGGTCGGTCTCGGGGCGATGATGTGCGTGCACGCCGGGCAGGGGTGTGCCATCGCGACACGGACGCTCCTCCCGCGCTCGCGCTACGACGAGGGCGTCGAGCTTCTGCGGGAGTCCTTCGAGACGTTCGCGTACGGCGATCCCAACGACCCGGCGCACATGATGGGGCCGCTCATCAACGCGCGCCAGCGCCAACGGGTTCTCGACCTGATCGACACCGGCCGCCGTGAGGGGGCGCGGCTCCTCGTGGGTGGCGGCACTCCTGAGAACCTCGACCGCGGCTACTACGTGGAACCGACACTCTTCGTCGACGTCGACCCCAACTCCACACTCGCCCAGGAGGAGATCTTCGGGCCGGTGCTGTCGGTCATCCCCTACGAGGACGACGACGACGCCGTGCGGATCGCCAACAACTCCCGCTACGGCCTGTCCGGCTCTGTGAGCAGCGCCAGCCTCGAACGCGCCATGGCCGTCGCCCGGCGTGTCCGCACCGGGACGATGTCGGTCAACGGCGGGCAGTGGTTCGGTCCCGACTCTCCCTTCGGTGGCTACCGCCAGAGCGGTGTCGGTCGCGAGCACGGCGTCGAGGGTTTCGAGGAGTACCTCGAGACCAAGACGATCGGCTACCCCGCCGACCCTGGCGTAGCCTGA
- a CDS encoding class II aldolase/adducin family protein, translating into MAVTDDTDRTSRADDRGYLPSFGTVADERRHRQERLAGAFRLFGAFGFDEGVAGHITARDPEHADRFWVNPLGRNFKQIRVSDLICVDSSGAVVEGSGLLNTAAFVIHGHVHEARPDAQAAAHAHSVYGKSWSSLGRPLDPLTQDACAFYDDHAVFDDYTGVVVDPREGKRIAEALGDNKAAILQNHGLLTTGWSVDEAAWWFITMERTCQAQLLAEAAGTPKPIRPEQAALTATQVGSHVAGHFSFQPLWEWIVAEQPDLLD; encoded by the coding sequence GTGGCGGTCACCGACGACACGGACCGGACATCACGGGCAGACGACCGCGGGTACCTCCCGAGCTTCGGGACAGTTGCCGACGAACGGCGCCACCGCCAGGAGAGGCTGGCCGGGGCGTTCCGGCTCTTCGGCGCCTTCGGGTTCGATGAGGGAGTGGCGGGGCACATCACCGCACGTGATCCGGAGCACGCCGATCGATTCTGGGTCAACCCGCTCGGGCGGAACTTCAAGCAGATCCGTGTGTCCGACCTGATCTGCGTCGACTCCAGCGGCGCCGTCGTGGAGGGCAGCGGCTTGCTCAACACGGCCGCTTTCGTGATCCACGGCCACGTCCACGAGGCGCGCCCCGACGCGCAGGCCGCCGCACACGCCCACTCCGTGTACGGCAAGTCCTGGTCGTCGCTCGGACGACCCCTCGACCCCCTCACCCAGGACGCATGCGCGTTCTACGACGACCACGCCGTCTTCGACGACTACACCGGGGTCGTGGTCGACCCCCGGGAAGGGAAGCGCATCGCCGAGGCGCTCGGCGACAACAAGGCGGCGATCCTCCAGAACCACGGCCTGCTCACGACCGGCTGGTCGGTCGATGAGGCCGCCTGGTGGTTCATCACGATGGAGCGCACGTGCCAGGCGCAACTCCTGGCCGAGGCGGCCGGCACGCCGAAGCCGATCCGGCCCGAGCAGGCGGCGCTCACGGCAACGCAGGTCGGCTCGCACGTCGCGGGACACTTCTCGTTCCAGCCGCTCTGGGAGTGGATCGTCGCCGAGCAGCCCGATCTCCTCGACTGA
- a CDS encoding SDR family NAD(P)-dependent oxidoreductase produces MTVTSDAVRLDGRVAVVTGAAVGIGRAVAMSLASFGADLAVCDRDVENLATTASDVDDLGRRVVAVEADVRDATAVDAFLHATRESFGAVDILVNNAGGGFAADLLDVSAKGEAALVAENFTSVTNLVRATVPLMEGRPASIVNVTSIEAHRGGPGFAVYSAMKAAVASLTKSLALELGPRGVRVNAVAPDVIPTPGVGADMPEPAALPRQGSVDDVAGVVCFLAGDLAAFVTGTTVHVDGGNLAASGWRRDDDGRWSPS; encoded by the coding sequence GTGACCGTCACGTCCGACGCCGTGCGCCTCGACGGCCGCGTCGCGGTCGTCACGGGTGCAGCCGTCGGGATCGGCCGTGCGGTGGCGATGTCGCTGGCGTCGTTCGGCGCCGACCTAGCGGTCTGCGACCGCGACGTCGAGAACCTCGCAACGACGGCATCCGACGTCGACGATCTCGGTCGTCGGGTCGTCGCGGTCGAGGCCGACGTCCGTGACGCCACGGCCGTAGATGCCTTTCTCCACGCCACGAGGGAAAGCTTCGGGGCGGTCGACATCCTCGTGAACAACGCCGGAGGGGGATTTGCCGCCGACCTGCTGGATGTCAGCGCCAAGGGCGAGGCGGCGTTGGTCGCCGAGAACTTCACGAGCGTGACGAATCTCGTGCGGGCGACGGTCCCGCTCATGGAGGGGCGCCCGGCGTCGATCGTCAACGTCACGTCCATCGAGGCACACCGTGGCGGACCGGGCTTCGCTGTCTACTCGGCCATGAAGGCCGCGGTGGCCAGCCTCACGAAGTCGCTGGCGCTCGAGTTGGGGCCGAGGGGAGTCCGCGTCAACGCCGTTGCACCCGATGTGATCCCGACACCCGGAGTCGGTGCTGACATGCCCGAGCCCGCGGCGCTTCCACGGCAGGGAAGCGTCGACGACGTGGCCGGTGTGGTCTGCTTCCTCGCCGGCGACCTGGCGGCGTTCGTGACCGGGACGACCGTGCACGTCGACGGCGGAAACCTGGCGGCATCGGGATGGCGCCGCGACGACGACGGTCGCTGGAGCCCGTCGTGA